One Cucurbita pepo subsp. pepo cultivar mu-cu-16 chromosome LG09, ASM280686v2, whole genome shotgun sequence DNA window includes the following coding sequences:
- the LOC111802182 gene encoding uncharacterized protein LOC111802182: protein MVPTGKAPIGGDGGCERLEQALRDCHKRLPEGPARRSGCGHLNRSFAECLVATVCPNEAEAVRTLCSSGGTALKRSQCEQAKFSFSLCLSSLQL from the coding sequence ATGGTACCAACCGGCAAAGCTCCGATCGGCGGTGACGGCGGCTGCGAGCGGCTGGAGCAGGCTCTCCGAGATTGCCACAAGCGACTACCAGAAGGTCCGGCGCGGCGGTCGGGCTGCGGGCACCTGAACCGATCTTTTGCGGAGTGCTTGGTGGCGACGGTGTGCCCTAACGAAGCGGAGGCGGTGCGAACACTCTGCTCTAGCGGCGGAACCGCTCTGAAGAGATCGCAATGCGAACAAGCTAAGTTTTCGTTCTCTTTATGtctctcttctctccaatTGTGA
- the LOC111802388 gene encoding uncharacterized protein LOC111802388, giving the protein MLSALPSPQRTLRPLRPLRLSNHCFTSLRFFCMARSALDEMSTTGAFIRTASTFRNLISRDQSSQFPAESGRYHLYISYACPWASRCLAYLKIKGLEKAISFSSVKPIWERTKDTDDHRGWVFPGSDTEEPGAEPDQLNGAKSVRDLYELASSNYTGKYTVPVLWDKKLKTIVNNESSEIIRMLNTEFNDIAENPALDLYPPHLQAQIDETNGWIYDAINNGVYKCGFARMQQPYDQAVKELYEALDRCEDILSKQRYLCGNTLSEADVRLFVTIIRFDEVYAVHFKCNKKLLREYPNLFNYTKDIYQTKGVSSSVHMEHIKKHYYGSHPQINPFGIIPLGPNIDYTSPHDRHRFSS; this is encoded by the exons ATGCTTTCTGCACTCCCATCGCCTCAAAGAACTCTTCGTCCTCTTCGTCCTCTTCGTCTTTCAAATCACTGTTTTACATCTCTAAG GTTTTTCTGCATGGCACGATCGGCCCTTGATGAAATGTCTACAACTGGCGCTTTTATAAGAACAGCTTCGACATTTCGCAATTTGATTTCACGAGATCAATCCTCCCAATTTCCAGCAGAATCAGGGAGATATCATCTTTACATTTCATATGCTTGTCCTTGGGCTTCCAGATGCCTTGcatatttgaagatcaaaggaCTCGAAAAGGCGATCAGTTTCTCG TCAGTCAAACCAATTTGGGAAAGAACCAAGGACACTGATGATCATAGGGGATGGGTTTTTCCTGGTTCTGATACAGAGGAGCCTGGGGCTGAACCTGACCAATTGAATGGAGCTAAAAGTGTAAGAGATCTGTATGAACTTGCTAGTTCAAATTACACTGGAAAGTACACAGTTCCT GTTCTATGGGACAAGAAACTGAAAACCATTGTTAACAATGAGAGCTCAGAGATAATTCGTATGCTTAATACTGAATTCAATGATATAGCAGAGAATCCAGCTCTAGATCTGTATCCTCCTCACTTGCAAGCCCAAATTGACGAGACTAATGGATGGATATACGACGCCATTAACAACGGTGTCTATAAGTGTGGTTTTGCAAGGATGCAACAGCCTTATGACCAG GCTGTGAAAGAGTTGTATGAAGCTCTGGACAGATGTGAGGACATACTTTCCAAGCAACGTTACCTCTGTGGGAACACACTGTCTGAAGCAGACGTTCGGCTGTTTGTCACCATCATAAGATTCGACGAG gtTTATGCAGTTCACTTCAAATGTAATAAGAAACTGCTACGAGAGTATCCAAATCTGTTCAATTACACCAAGGATATATACCAAACTAAAGGGGTAAGCAGCTCTGTTCATATGGAACACATAAAGAAGCATTATTATGGAAGCCATCCTCAAATCAATCCATTTGGCATCATTCCTCTTGGCCCCAATATTGATTATACTTCTCCTCATGATAGGCATAGATTTTCCTCATAG